One segment of Streptomyces sp. XD-27 DNA contains the following:
- a CDS encoding 2Fe-2S iron-sulfur cluster-binding protein, producing MASEAPTAGHHGAFHPLRVTAVEQLTDDSVALTLAIPDELRGTFRHLPGQHIAVRRFVDGTEIRRTYSICTPAPDTAAGPESLQVGVRLVDGGEFSTYALKELAPGDTIEVMAPAGRFVLEPRAGNFAAIVGGSGITPVLSIATTLLERRTDTRFCLIRSDRTAASTMFLDQVADLKDRWPDRFQLVTALSREEQQAGLASGRLDEQRLTALLPTLLPVPSIDGWFLCGPYGLVQGAERALRALGVPRDRVHQEIFHVDDGASPAPVSGPAPSRSTVTATLDGRSGSWPVQDGESLLETVLRNRADAPYACKGGVCGTCRAFLVSGEVRMDRNFALEPEEVAAGYVLACQSHPLDEEVELDFDR from the coding sequence ATGGCCAGCGAAGCGCCCACCGCAGGCCACCACGGCGCCTTCCACCCCCTGCGGGTGACAGCGGTGGAACAGCTCACCGACGACTCCGTCGCCCTCACCCTGGCCATACCGGACGAACTGCGCGGCACCTTCCGCCACCTGCCCGGACAGCACATCGCGGTGCGGCGCTTCGTGGACGGCACGGAGATCCGGCGCACGTACTCGATCTGCACCCCCGCGCCGGACACCGCCGCCGGCCCGGAGTCCCTCCAGGTGGGAGTGCGGCTCGTCGACGGCGGAGAGTTCTCCACCTACGCCCTGAAGGAACTCGCCCCCGGCGACACCATCGAGGTGATGGCCCCCGCCGGACGCTTCGTCCTCGAACCGCGGGCCGGGAACTTCGCCGCGATCGTCGGCGGCAGCGGCATCACCCCCGTACTGTCCATCGCCACGACGCTGCTGGAACGCCGCACCGACACCCGCTTCTGCCTCATCCGCAGCGACCGCACCGCCGCCTCGACGATGTTCCTCGACCAGGTTGCCGACCTGAAAGACCGCTGGCCGGACCGGTTCCAGCTGGTCACCGCGCTCTCTCGGGAGGAGCAGCAGGCCGGGCTGGCCTCCGGTCGGCTGGACGAGCAGCGGCTGACCGCGCTGCTGCCCACCCTGCTGCCCGTGCCATCGATAGACGGCTGGTTCCTGTGCGGTCCGTACGGACTGGTCCAAGGCGCGGAGCGGGCGCTGCGCGCCCTCGGCGTCCCCCGCGACCGTGTCCACCAGGAGATCTTCCATGTGGACGACGGCGCCTCACCGGCGCCGGTCAGCGGACCGGCCCCCAGCCGCAGCACGGTGACCGCGACACTGGACGGCCGGTCGGGCAGCTGGCCCGTACAGGACGGGGAATCGCTGCTGGAGACCGTCCTGCGCAACCGCGCCGACGCGCCGTACGCCTGCAAGGGCGGCGTGTGCGGCACCTGCCGGGCGTTCCTGGTCTCCGGCGAGGTGCGGATGGACCGGAACTTCGCACTGGAGCCGGAAGAGGTGGCCGCGGGCTATGTGCTGGCCTGCCAGTCGCACCCGCTCGACGAGGAGGTGGAGCTGGACTTCGACCGCTGA
- a CDS encoding HTTM domain-containing protein, with protein MTHPAAPPSPGHEPEPAPDTQPGSGPSHTPAPPPPPTLPRQVPPTPPVPPSAAVLAPPPPYAPPAAPPRPAPSARARFGRRVEAAFAQVTGSSLGPYQSAVIRIGFAFTWLCFLLREWPHRRQLYGPDGPFSVDMARQLIDGNHAFTMLVWSDSTVWFEIVYALAIVSSALLMLGWRTRTMSVLFMIGVLSLQNRSVFLGDGGDNVIHLMSTYLVLTRCGQVWSLDARRAARQGADGQPRDATGVVLWAGTGLALAALQMFTDSQLAWTANGPLPGLGWAAFLWGLWCVQALWWLVRRYAPGEPRTVLDAVAHLIHNGTLLVIMAEVCLIYATAGWYKVQGSRWQDGTALYYPLHLDYFSPWPALADLLVKSGIVVMVLTYGTVVIQVAFPFTVFHRKIKNVLIALMVLEHVGIAILLGLPFFSLAMISADAVFLPTAFLIWAGARARRVRQCLLPRRFAAGGPSGAL; from the coding sequence GTGACCCATCCCGCCGCGCCGCCCTCCCCTGGCCACGAGCCGGAGCCCGCACCGGACACCCAGCCGGGCTCGGGCCCGTCGCACACGCCCGCCCCGCCGCCCCCGCCCACGCTGCCGCGGCAGGTGCCGCCGACGCCCCCCGTGCCGCCTTCCGCCGCCGTCCTGGCACCGCCTCCCCCGTACGCGCCGCCCGCTGCCCCACCGCGCCCCGCGCCGTCGGCCCGGGCCCGCTTCGGCCGCCGCGTCGAGGCCGCGTTCGCCCAGGTCACAGGCTCCTCCCTCGGCCCGTACCAGAGCGCTGTCATACGGATAGGGTTCGCGTTCACCTGGCTGTGCTTCCTGCTGCGCGAGTGGCCGCACCGCCGGCAGCTGTACGGACCCGACGGCCCGTTCAGCGTGGACATGGCGCGCCAGCTCATCGACGGCAACCACGCCTTCACGATGCTCGTGTGGTCCGACAGCACGGTCTGGTTCGAGATCGTCTACGCGCTCGCGATCGTCTCCAGCGCCCTCTTGATGCTGGGCTGGCGCACCCGCACCATGTCCGTCCTGTTCATGATCGGGGTGCTGTCGCTGCAGAACCGCAGCGTCTTCCTCGGGGACGGCGGCGACAATGTCATCCACCTGATGTCGACGTACCTGGTGCTGACCCGCTGCGGACAGGTGTGGTCCCTCGACGCGCGCCGTGCCGCCCGGCAGGGCGCGGACGGGCAGCCGCGCGACGCCACCGGTGTCGTGCTGTGGGCAGGCACCGGACTCGCCCTCGCCGCCCTCCAGATGTTCACCGACTCCCAGCTGGCCTGGACGGCGAACGGACCGCTCCCGGGCCTGGGCTGGGCCGCCTTCCTGTGGGGCCTGTGGTGCGTCCAGGCGCTGTGGTGGCTGGTACGGCGCTACGCGCCGGGCGAGCCGCGGACCGTCCTGGACGCGGTCGCCCACCTGATCCACAACGGCACACTGCTGGTGATCATGGCGGAGGTCTGCCTGATATACGCCACCGCCGGCTGGTACAAGGTCCAAGGATCGCGCTGGCAGGACGGCACCGCGCTCTACTACCCCCTGCACCTGGACTACTTCTCCCCTTGGCCGGCGCTGGCGGACCTGCTCGTGAAGAGCGGCATCGTGGTGATGGTGCTCACCTACGGCACGGTCGTCATCCAGGTGGCCTTCCCGTTCACGGTCTTCCACCGGAAGATAAAGAACGTGCTGATCGCCCTGATGGTGCTGGAGCACGTCGGCATCGCGATCCTGCTGGGCCTGCCGTTCTTCTCCCTCGCCATGATCTCGGCGGACGCGGTGTTCCTCCCGACGGCCTTCCTGATCTGGGCGGGGGCGCGGGCCCGGCGCGTACGGCAGTGCCTTCTGCCACGGCGGTTCGCCGCCGGAGGCCCGAGCGGAGCGTTGTGA
- a CDS encoding FMN-dependent NADH-azoreductase, producing MPTLLHIDSSMHPTEGSASRPVTNAFRKEWETQHPDGTVIYRDLATDPLPHLDAAAFAAGFVSPDERSPEQRAAFALRDTLAAELEQADVVLIGAPMYNFTIPSTLKAWLDHVIIIGRTSLTEAPSAAGTPTVVVASRGGGYGPGTPRESFEFVTNYLGKTLDGALGLDVDFIVPELTMARTNPAMADLIELADASKAKAHEDAVSKAKELAARFTA from the coding sequence ATGCCCACGCTGCTGCACATCGACTCGTCCATGCACCCCACCGAGGGCTCTGCCTCCCGCCCCGTCACCAACGCCTTCCGCAAGGAATGGGAGACCCAGCACCCCGACGGCACGGTCATATACCGGGACCTGGCCACCGACCCGCTGCCGCACCTGGACGCCGCCGCCTTCGCGGCGGGATTCGTGAGCCCGGACGAGCGCTCCCCCGAGCAGCGGGCCGCCTTCGCGCTCCGTGACACGCTGGCCGCCGAGCTCGAACAGGCGGACGTGGTCCTGATCGGCGCCCCGATGTACAACTTCACGATCCCGTCCACCCTCAAGGCATGGCTGGACCACGTGATCATCATCGGGCGCACGTCCCTCACAGAGGCTCCCAGCGCCGCCGGCACCCCCACGGTGGTCGTGGCCAGCCGCGGCGGCGGCTACGGTCCGGGCACCCCGCGCGAGAGCTTCGAGTTCGTGACGAACTACCTGGGCAAGACCCTCGACGGCGCGCTCGGCCTCGACGTCGACTTCATCGTTCCGGAGCTGACCATGGCCCGGACGAACCCGGCCATGGCCGACCTCATCGAGCTCGCGGACGCCTCGAAGGCCAAGGCCCACGAGGACGCCGTCAGCAAGGCCAAGGAGCTCGCCGCCCGGTTCACCGCGTAA
- the paaB gene encoding 1,2-phenylacetyl-CoA epoxidase subunit PaaB: MSTDTGRGDWPLWEVFVRSKRGLSHTHAGSLHAPDAEMALRNARDLYTRRSEGISIWVVPSAAITASSPDEKDPFFEPSADKPYRHPTFYEIPEGVRHL, encoded by the coding sequence ATGAGCACGGACACAGGCCGGGGCGACTGGCCGCTGTGGGAGGTGTTCGTCCGCAGCAAGCGCGGACTGAGCCACACCCACGCCGGAAGCCTGCACGCACCGGACGCCGAAATGGCGCTGCGCAACGCCCGCGACCTCTACACCCGCCGTTCCGAAGGCATCTCCATCTGGGTGGTGCCCTCCGCCGCGATCACCGCGTCCTCGCCGGACGAGAAGGACCCGTTCTTCGAGCCGTCCGCGGACAAGCCCTACCGGCACCCGACGTTCTACGAGATCCCCGAGGGGGTGCGGCACCTGTGA
- a CDS encoding helix-turn-helix domain-containing protein — translation MRDPGGRGEQACKKVGDDMTRVFELFGKRWTGLVVAVLMEGGAYFAEVRRAIPGISERMLSDRLAELAAVGLVVREVDDGPPLRVGYRLTAAGKAMEPALRELARWAETYLPDGGGCPDRFRS, via the coding sequence ATGAGGGATCCCGGCGGGCGCGGCGAGCAGGCGTGCAAGAAGGTCGGCGACGACATGACGCGTGTCTTCGAGCTCTTCGGGAAGCGGTGGACCGGGCTGGTCGTCGCGGTACTGATGGAGGGCGGGGCCTACTTCGCGGAGGTCCGGCGGGCGATCCCCGGCATCAGCGAGCGGATGCTGTCGGACCGGCTCGCCGAGCTGGCGGCGGTGGGCCTGGTCGTACGAGAGGTCGACGATGGGCCCCCGCTACGGGTCGGCTACCGGCTGACCGCTGCGGGCAAGGCGATGGAGCCCGCGCTGCGGGAGCTGGCGCGGTGGGCGGAGACCTACCTCCCGGACGGTGGCGGCTGCCCCGACCGGTTCCGTAGCTGA
- a CDS encoding DUF2252 domain-containing protein, with protein MARPVEQFLPTSRRLPHVQGFARKRNGGAKREGKALRERAPRSAHAQLDIADGRPDAVTAVRESSAGRLPELTPIRVGRMAATPFAFLRGSAGLMAYDLTPTPVTGVGTQICGDAHAANFGLYGDARGGLVIDLNDFDETVHGPWEWDVKRLATSLVLAGRETGADETTCRAAAYAAVGAYRRTLRLLAKLPAAEAWHAIADEELVSHADAKDLLGTLERVSDKARRNTSARFAARSTEPTADGGRRFVDAPPVLRRIPDEEAAAVAASLGEYLGTLPEDRLPLLARYAIQDVAFRVVGTGSVGTRSYVVLLLDHRGEPLVLQVKEARPSALLPHVAKAGFDVPVVEHEGRRVVLGQKRMQVVSDMALGWTTVEGRPYQVRQFRNRKGSVDPAALTPDQLDDYGRMTGALLARAHTHTADPRLLAGYCGKSEELDEAVAAFAVAYADRTEADHADLVAAIRTGRIAAEPGV; from the coding sequence GTGGCCCGGCCGGTGGAGCAGTTCCTTCCGACGAGCCGACGGCTTCCCCACGTGCAGGGCTTCGCCAGGAAGCGGAACGGCGGCGCGAAGCGGGAAGGCAAGGCCCTGCGCGAGCGCGCGCCTCGGTCCGCGCACGCCCAGCTGGACATAGCCGACGGGCGGCCGGACGCGGTGACCGCGGTCAGGGAGTCCAGCGCCGGGCGGCTGCCCGAGCTCACGCCGATACGGGTCGGCCGGATGGCCGCGACACCGTTCGCCTTCCTCCGCGGATCGGCCGGACTCATGGCGTACGACCTGACCCCCACCCCGGTCACAGGCGTGGGGACGCAGATATGCGGCGACGCGCACGCCGCCAACTTCGGGCTGTACGGCGACGCGCGCGGCGGCCTGGTCATCGACCTCAACGACTTCGACGAGACCGTGCACGGTCCGTGGGAATGGGACGTGAAGCGCCTGGCGACCTCGCTGGTCCTGGCGGGCAGGGAGACCGGCGCGGACGAGACCACCTGCCGGGCGGCGGCCTACGCCGCGGTCGGCGCCTACCGGCGAACCCTGAGGCTGCTGGCCAAGCTGCCCGCGGCCGAGGCATGGCACGCCATCGCCGACGAGGAACTGGTCTCCCACGCCGACGCCAAGGACCTCCTCGGAACGCTGGAGCGCGTCTCGGACAAGGCCCGGCGGAACACCAGCGCCCGGTTCGCGGCCCGGTCGACCGAGCCCACGGCGGATGGCGGACGGCGCTTCGTCGACGCCCCACCGGTGCTGCGCCGGATACCCGACGAGGAGGCGGCCGCCGTCGCCGCGTCGCTGGGCGAGTATCTCGGGACGCTCCCCGAAGACCGGCTGCCGTTGCTCGCGCGCTATGCGATACAAGACGTGGCGTTCCGGGTGGTCGGCACCGGAAGCGTGGGGACCAGGTCCTATGTGGTGCTGCTCCTGGATCACCGGGGCGAGCCCTTGGTGCTCCAGGTCAAGGAGGCCCGGCCCTCCGCACTGCTGCCCCATGTGGCGAAGGCGGGCTTCGACGTGCCGGTGGTCGAGCATGAGGGCCGGCGCGTGGTGCTCGGACAGAAGCGGATGCAGGTCGTCAGCGACATGGCGCTGGGGTGGACCACGGTGGAGGGGCGCCCGTACCAGGTTCGGCAGTTCCGCAACCGCAAGGGCAGCGTGGACCCGGCGGCACTGACCCCCGACCAGCTGGACGACTACGGCCGGATGACCGGCGCGCTCCTGGCGCGCGCCCACACGCACACCGCGGACCCGCGCCTGCTCGCGGGCTACTGCGGCAAGAGCGAAGAGCTCGACGAGGCCGTCGCCGCGTTCGCCGTGGCGTACGCCGACCGCACGGAAGCGGACCACGCCGACCTGGTCGCGGCGATCCGCACGGGCCGCATAGCGGCAGAGCCGGGGGTCTGA
- a CDS encoding acyl-CoA dehydrogenase family protein: protein MDFTFTEEQQAAMETARAVFSGTQPDDVPSPALTPGAVADDIDRPLWRKLAAADLLALTLDEQYGGAGLDPIALCLVLREAGHVLARVPLLENSAAALTIQTHGSTELRHAVLPRTGRGELILTTAASGRSGHDPAEQAVQAHHHPNGTWTLDGVQTTVPWAQHADRVLTPARTEAGHTVLALIPRTQDGVTLLEQISTNGEQYAELRLDAVRINHTDVITADGAWERLRHLLTTGTCALALGLATRVLAMTSEYTGKREQFGFPLATFQAVAVQAADRYIDQQAMEATLWQAAWRLTTDHQPPTEPQDPETGVGILPAAADIAVAKIWAAEGVRRTVQTAQHLHGGFGAVTDYPLHRYHAWAKQLELSLGSAAAHEEALGDLLAAHPLT from the coding sequence GTGGACTTCACCTTCACCGAAGAGCAGCAGGCCGCCATGGAGACGGCACGAGCGGTCTTCTCCGGCACCCAGCCGGACGACGTCCCCAGCCCCGCCCTCACCCCGGGGGCGGTCGCCGACGACATCGACCGCCCGCTCTGGCGGAAACTCGCCGCGGCCGACCTACTCGCCCTCACCCTCGACGAACAGTACGGCGGCGCGGGACTCGACCCCATCGCGCTCTGCCTCGTCCTGCGCGAAGCAGGCCACGTACTCGCCCGCGTACCCCTGCTGGAGAACAGCGCCGCCGCGCTCACCATCCAGACCCACGGCAGCACCGAACTACGCCACGCCGTACTCCCCCGCACCGGGCGCGGCGAACTGATCCTCACCACCGCCGCCAGCGGACGCAGCGGACACGACCCGGCCGAACAGGCCGTCCAGGCACACCACCACCCCAACGGCACCTGGACCCTCGACGGCGTGCAGACCACCGTGCCCTGGGCCCAGCACGCCGACAGGGTGCTGACCCCCGCCCGGACCGAAGCGGGCCACACCGTGCTGGCGCTGATCCCCCGCACCCAGGACGGCGTCACGCTACTGGAGCAGATCTCGACCAACGGCGAGCAGTACGCCGAACTCCGCCTGGACGCCGTGCGGATCAACCACACCGACGTCATCACCGCAGACGGCGCATGGGAACGACTGCGGCACCTGCTCACCACCGGAACCTGCGCGCTCGCCCTCGGCCTCGCCACCCGCGTACTCGCCATGACCAGCGAGTACACCGGAAAACGCGAACAATTCGGCTTCCCGCTGGCCACCTTCCAGGCAGTCGCCGTCCAGGCCGCCGACCGCTACATCGACCAGCAGGCGATGGAAGCCACCCTCTGGCAGGCCGCGTGGCGGCTCACCACCGACCACCAGCCCCCCACCGAACCCCAGGACCCAGAGACCGGGGTAGGCATCCTCCCCGCCGCCGCGGACATCGCCGTCGCCAAGATCTGGGCCGCCGAAGGAGTACGCCGGACCGTGCAGACAGCCCAGCACCTGCACGGCGGCTTCGGCGCGGTCACCGACTACCCGCTGCACCGCTATCACGCCTGGGCCAAACAGCTGGAACTGTCGCTCGGCTCCGCCGCCGCACACGAGGAGGCACTCGGCGACCTACTCGCCGCCCACCCCCTCACCTGA
- a CDS encoding FHA domain-containing protein, giving the protein MSELTLTVMRLGFLAVLWLFVIVAVQVIRSDLFGTRVTQRGSARRGAPDRPQQGQRQASAPPQQQRQQQSGGRSGGRGRRGAPTKLVVSEGTLAGTTVALQGQTITLGRAHDSTIVLDDDYASSRHARIYPDRDGQWIVEDLGSTNGTYLDRTRLTTPTPVPLGAPIRIGKTVIELRK; this is encoded by the coding sequence ATGTCAGAGCTGACCCTCACGGTCATGCGGTTGGGTTTCCTCGCCGTACTGTGGCTGTTCGTCATCGTGGCCGTACAGGTCATTCGCAGCGACCTGTTCGGGACCCGCGTGACACAGCGCGGATCCGCGCGCCGGGGCGCCCCCGACCGGCCGCAGCAGGGGCAGCGGCAGGCGTCGGCGCCGCCGCAGCAGCAACGGCAGCAGCAGTCCGGCGGGCGGAGCGGCGGCCGGGGCCGGCGAGGCGCGCCGACCAAGCTGGTCGTCTCCGAGGGCACCCTGGCGGGGACCACGGTCGCGCTCCAGGGACAGACGATCACGCTGGGCCGGGCGCACGACTCGACGATCGTGTTGGACGACGACTATGCCTCCAGCAGGCATGCCAGGATCTACCCGGACCGTGACGGCCAGTGGATCGTCGAGGATCTCGGGTCCACCAACGGCACGTATCTCGACCGGACCCGGCTCACCACGCCGACCCCTGTTCCGCTGGGCGCGCCGATCCGTATCGGCAAAACCGTCATCGAGCTGCGGAAGTAG
- a CDS encoding rhodanese-like domain-containing protein has translation MRFGQLPEVAAAAVPVDGFLLDVREDDEWAAGHAEGALHIPMGQVVARFGELTEAVADGRRVHVVCRVGGRSAQVAQYLIAQGLDAVNVDGGMLAWDAAGRPLVSGRAEADAFVL, from the coding sequence ATGCGATTTGGCCAGCTTCCCGAGGTCGCCGCCGCGGCGGTGCCCGTCGACGGTTTCCTCCTGGATGTTCGGGAGGACGACGAGTGGGCGGCGGGGCATGCCGAGGGGGCGCTGCACATCCCCATGGGCCAGGTCGTCGCCCGGTTCGGTGAGCTGACCGAAGCGGTCGCCGATGGTCGGCGTGTCCATGTGGTGTGCAGGGTCGGTGGCCGGTCGGCGCAGGTGGCGCAGTATCTGATCGCACAGGGTCTGGACGCGGTGAACGTCGATGGCGGCATGCTCGCCTGGGACGCGGCCGGCCGTCCGCTGGTCAGCGGGCGGGCTGAGGCGGACGCCTTCGTCCTCTAG
- a CDS encoding FhaA domain-containing protein — protein MGVLKRFEQRLEGLVNGTFAKVFKSEVQPVEIAGALQRECDNNATIWNRDRTVVPNDFIVELSAPDYERLSPYSGQLGDELSGMVRDYAKQQRYTFMGAIKVHLEKADDLDTGLYRVRSRTLAASESQSPQQGAQPGPGRQAQGPTPQSPSQRSAGGRSGPGYPPQPAGAPPMPSAPPGGARAGSRPGAGGAPSHGQTRRWIEINGTRHQISRPTLVLGRSTDADVRIDDPGVSRRHCEIRVGSPSTIQDLGSTNGIVVDGQHTTRATLRDGSRVVVGSTTIVYRQAEG, from the coding sequence GTGGGAGTACTCAAGCGCTTCGAGCAGCGTCTCGAAGGCCTCGTCAACGGCACCTTCGCCAAGGTGTTCAAGTCCGAGGTCCAGCCCGTGGAGATCGCGGGCGCGCTCCAGCGTGAGTGCGACAACAACGCCACCATCTGGAACCGCGACCGGACGGTCGTCCCCAACGACTTCATCGTCGAGCTGAGCGCGCCGGACTACGAGCGCCTCAGCCCGTACTCCGGACAACTCGGCGACGAGCTGTCCGGCATGGTGCGGGACTACGCCAAGCAGCAGCGGTACACGTTCATGGGCGCCATCAAGGTGCACCTGGAGAAGGCCGACGACCTGGACACCGGGCTGTACCGGGTCCGCAGCCGCACGCTGGCCGCCAGCGAGTCGCAGAGTCCGCAGCAGGGCGCGCAGCCCGGGCCGGGCCGCCAGGCGCAGGGGCCGACCCCGCAGTCGCCCTCGCAGCGGTCCGCCGGCGGGCGGTCCGGGCCCGGCTATCCGCCGCAGCCCGCGGGCGCGCCGCCCATGCCCAGTGCCCCGCCCGGCGGCGCCAGGGCCGGTTCGCGTCCGGGCGCGGGAGGTGCCCCGTCCCACGGGCAGACCCGCCGCTGGATCGAGATCAACGGCACCCGCCACCAGATCTCCCGGCCCACGCTCGTGCTGGGCCGCAGCACCGATGCGGACGTCCGTATCGACGACCCCGGGGTGTCCCGCAGGCACTGCGAGATCCGGGTCGGATCACCCTCGACCATCCAGGATCTGGGGTCGACCAACGGCATCGTGGTAGACGGACAGCACACCACGCGCGCTACGCTCCGCGACGGCTCGCGCGTCGTCGTGGGCAGCACCACCATCGTTTACCGGCAAGCCGAAGGGTGA
- the paaD gene encoding 1,2-phenylacetyl-CoA epoxidase subunit PaaD has translation MVTLTPLEAELAELAGAVPDPELPVVTLAELGVLRGLHVVAPGRVEVELTPTYTGCPAIEAMTADIERVLHDHGIPQVEVRTVLSPPWTTDAITAEGRRKLAESGIAPPRAVAAAAGPVPLTLAIRCPHCGSIDTTLLSRFSSTACKALRRCESCREPFDHFKEL, from the coding sequence ATGGTGACCCTCACCCCACTCGAAGCCGAGCTCGCCGAGCTCGCCGGAGCCGTACCCGACCCGGAACTGCCCGTCGTCACCCTCGCCGAGTTGGGCGTGCTGCGCGGACTCCACGTCGTGGCGCCCGGCAGAGTCGAGGTCGAACTGACCCCCACCTACACCGGATGCCCGGCCATCGAGGCCATGACCGCGGACATCGAACGCGTCCTGCACGACCACGGCATACCGCAGGTCGAGGTCCGCACCGTGCTGTCCCCGCCCTGGACCACCGACGCGATCACCGCCGAAGGGCGCAGGAAACTGGCCGAGTCCGGCATCGCACCGCCCCGAGCCGTCGCCGCGGCGGCAGGACCGGTGCCACTGACCCTGGCCATCCGCTGCCCGCACTGCGGCTCCATCGACACCACCCTGCTGAGCCGCTTCTCCTCCACCGCCTGCAAAGCCCTGCGCCGGTGCGAGTCCTGCCGCGAACCCTTCGACCACTTCAAGGAGTTGTGA
- the paaC gene encoding 1,2-phenylacetyl-CoA epoxidase subunit PaaC produces the protein MTAALALGDDALVLSHRLGEWAGHAPVLEEEVALANIALDLLGQARVLLSLAGDEDELAYLREERAFRNVQLVEQPNGDFAHTIARQLYFSTYQELLFEQLADGSSAFAPLAAKAVKEVAYHRDHAENWTLRLGDGTAESHQRMRRGLDALWRYTGELFDPVEGCDADWTALHDNWLNRIRSVLDRATLALPEGPQRDAWTAGGGRQGIHTEPFGRMLAEMQHLHRSHPGATW, from the coding sequence GTGACCGCCGCACTCGCCCTCGGCGACGACGCGCTCGTGCTCTCCCACCGGCTGGGGGAGTGGGCAGGACACGCCCCTGTCCTGGAAGAGGAGGTGGCCCTCGCCAACATCGCCCTGGACCTGCTCGGCCAGGCGCGGGTCCTGCTGTCCCTGGCCGGAGACGAGGACGAACTCGCCTACCTCCGCGAGGAACGCGCCTTCCGCAACGTCCAGCTCGTCGAACAGCCCAACGGCGACTTCGCCCACACCATCGCCCGCCAGCTGTACTTCTCCACCTACCAGGAGCTGCTGTTCGAACAGCTCGCCGACGGCTCCAGCGCCTTCGCCCCACTCGCCGCCAAGGCGGTCAAGGAAGTCGCCTACCACCGGGACCACGCCGAGAACTGGACACTGCGGCTCGGCGACGGCACCGCCGAGAGCCACCAGCGGATGCGCCGCGGACTGGACGCCCTGTGGCGCTACACCGGCGAACTGTTCGATCCGGTCGAGGGATGCGACGCCGACTGGACCGCCCTGCACGACAACTGGCTGAACCGCATCCGGTCCGTACTGGACCGCGCCACCCTGGCCCTGCCCGAAGGACCGCAGCGCGACGCGTGGACAGCCGGCGGCGGACGCCAGGGCATCCACACCGAGCCGTTCGGCCGGATGCTCGCCGAGATGCAGCACCTGCACCGCAGCCACCCGGGGGCGACATGGTGA
- the paaA gene encoding 1,2-phenylacetyl-CoA epoxidase subunit PaaA has protein sequence MTTMAADADAYEAVFDAALAADERIEPRDWMPDSYRASLVRQMAQHAHSEIIGMQPEANWITRAPSLRRKAILMAKVQDEAGHGLYLYSAAETLGTGRDELLDKLHSGRQKYSSIFNYPTLTWADVGAIGWLVDGAAITNQVPLCRCSYGPYARAMIRICKEESFHQRQGYELLLALSKGTAEQHAMAQDAVDRWWWPSLMMFGPPDAESAHSAQSMAWKIKRHSNDELRQRFVDICVPQAESLGLTLPDPDLRWNEERGHHDFGAIDWDEFHEVLRGNGPCNAERLSQRRRAHEEGAWVREAAAAYAAKHGKARS, from the coding sequence ATGACCACGATGGCGGCGGACGCGGACGCGTATGAGGCAGTGTTCGACGCCGCACTGGCCGCGGACGAGCGCATCGAGCCACGCGACTGGATGCCGGACTCATACCGCGCCTCACTCGTCCGCCAGATGGCCCAGCACGCGCACTCCGAGATCATCGGCATGCAGCCCGAGGCCAACTGGATCACCCGCGCGCCCTCCCTGCGGCGCAAAGCCATCCTGATGGCCAAGGTGCAGGACGAGGCAGGCCACGGCCTGTACCTGTACAGCGCGGCGGAAACCCTCGGCACCGGCCGCGACGAGCTGCTGGACAAACTCCACTCGGGCCGCCAGAAATATTCGTCGATCTTCAACTACCCCACGCTGACCTGGGCCGACGTCGGCGCCATCGGCTGGCTGGTGGACGGCGCCGCGATCACCAACCAAGTGCCGCTGTGCCGCTGCTCCTACGGCCCTTACGCCCGCGCCATGATCCGCATCTGCAAGGAGGAGTCCTTCCACCAGCGCCAGGGATACGAGCTGCTGCTGGCCCTCAGCAAGGGCACCGCGGAACAGCACGCCATGGCACAGGACGCCGTCGACCGCTGGTGGTGGCCATCGCTGATGATGTTCGGCCCACCGGACGCCGAGTCGGCGCACTCCGCCCAGTCCATGGCATGGAAGATCAAGCGGCACTCCAACGACGAACTGCGCCAGCGCTTCGTCGACATCTGCGTCCCCCAGGCCGAGAGCCTCGGCCTGACCCTCCCCGACCCCGACCTGCGGTGGAACGAGGAACGGGGCCATCACGACTTCGGGGCCATCGACTGGGACGAGTTCCACGAGGTGCTGCGGGGCAACGGCCCGTGCAACGCCGAGCGGCTGTCCCAGCGGCGCCGGGCACACGAAGAAGGCGCCTGGGTGCGCGAAGCGGCCGCGGCCTATGCCGCCAAGCACGGAAAGGCACGGTCATGA